One window from the genome of Halomicrobium zhouii encodes:
- a CDS encoding complex I subunit 4 family protein, which produces MMIAALLGITLLGALVTFLADDRYAGRLATAISSIPALLSVWMYWQYYQHFQEAGNALLTPGEAAFVQQIPWIELAGFELQYYVGLDGVSMPLLTLTTVLTTLALVSSWTPISERQNQFYGLMLLMEASLIGVFAALDFFLWFVFWEGVLIPMYFLIGVWGGPRRKYAAIKFFVYTNVASLVMFVGFFSLVFGLGDEISTLGLPAIAQALRGGAELGSLFGFPLATVAFVLMFFGFAVKVPVFPVHTWLPDAHVEAPTPVSVMLAGVLLKMGTYALLRFNFTMLGDVAQTLAVPIAAIGVLSVIYGAMLALAQRDLKRIVAYSSISSMGYVILGLVAFTPHGVGGATFQMISHGLISGLMFMAVGVIYNETHTRMVGDMSGLADRMPWTVGIFVSAAFGYMGLPLMSGFAAEVLVFMGSFRSTVLPYAPVFTAVAMFGIVVVAGYLLWAMQRSVFGPYRLETDYEVAGAPFHDVAPLVVLLLLVITLGVAPDLSYRMIQHAVNPILDVGGGI; this is translated from the coding sequence GTGATGATCGCCGCACTCCTCGGAATCACGCTGCTCGGCGCGCTCGTCACGTTCCTGGCCGACGACCGCTACGCGGGCCGGCTGGCGACCGCGATCAGTTCCATCCCGGCGCTGCTGAGCGTCTGGATGTACTGGCAGTACTACCAGCACTTCCAGGAGGCGGGTAACGCACTGCTGACGCCGGGCGAGGCCGCCTTCGTCCAGCAAATTCCCTGGATCGAGCTCGCCGGGTTCGAGCTCCAGTACTACGTCGGCCTCGACGGCGTGAGCATGCCGCTGCTGACGCTCACGACGGTGCTGACGACGCTCGCGCTCGTGAGTTCCTGGACGCCGATATCGGAACGGCAGAACCAGTTCTACGGGCTGATGCTCCTGATGGAGGCGAGCCTCATCGGCGTCTTCGCGGCGCTCGATTTCTTCCTCTGGTTCGTCTTCTGGGAGGGCGTCCTCATCCCGATGTACTTCCTCATCGGCGTGTGGGGCGGCCCGCGCCGGAAGTACGCCGCGATCAAGTTCTTCGTCTACACGAACGTGGCGTCGCTGGTCATGTTCGTCGGCTTCTTCAGCCTGGTCTTCGGGCTGGGCGACGAGATCTCGACGCTCGGCCTCCCGGCCATCGCGCAGGCGCTGCGCGGCGGTGCCGAACTCGGTAGCCTCTTTGGCTTCCCGCTGGCGACCGTCGCCTTCGTGCTGATGTTCTTCGGGTTCGCGGTGAAGGTGCCCGTCTTCCCCGTCCACACGTGGCTCCCCGACGCTCACGTCGAGGCGCCGACGCCTGTCTCGGTGATGCTGGCCGGCGTCCTCCTGAAGATGGGGACCTACGCGCTGCTCCGGTTCAACTTCACGATGCTGGGGGACGTCGCACAGACCCTCGCCGTCCCCATCGCCGCCATCGGCGTCCTGTCGGTCATCTACGGCGCGATGCTCGCACTCGCACAGCGCGACCTGAAACGCATCGTCGCCTACTCGTCCATCTCGTCGATGGGCTACGTCATCCTCGGTCTCGTCGCGTTCACGCCACACGGCGTCGGCGGCGCGACGTTCCAGATGATCTCCCACGGCCTCATCTCCGGGCTGATGTTCATGGCCGTCGGTGTCATCTACAACGAGACGCACACGCGCATGGTCGGCGACATGTCCGGGCTGGCCGACCGGATGCCCTGGACGGTGGGCATCTTCGTCAGCGCCGCGTTCGGCTACATGGGCCTCCCGCTCATGTCCGGCTTCGCGGCCGAAGTGCTCGTCTTCATGGGATCCTTCCGGTCGACCGTGCTTCCCTACGCGCCGGTGTTCACCGCGGTGGCGATGTTCGGCATCGTCGTCGTGGCGGGCTACCTGCTGTGGGCGATGCAGCGCTCGGTGTTCGGTCCGTACCGGCTCGAAACCGACTACGAGGTCGCCGGGGCACCGTTCCACGACGTCGCGCCCCTGGTGGTCCTGCTGTTGCTGGTCATCACGCTCGGCGTCGCGCCGGACCTGTCCTACCGGATGATCCAGCACGCGGTTAATCCGATCCTCGACGTCGGAGGTGGTATCTAA
- a CDS encoding NADH-quinone oxidoreductase subunit N codes for MTQLALQMTQSSWTALAPTLLLALSALALLVVDSISPEESDSTLLAGVAGLGSFASAVTTMVFLFAGRGLPTDQGGQGLVSMFGDQLVVDQMSLFFTFIVASVVTLVVVASSDYLRDHRYKAEYYTLVLLAATGMSLLASANSLAVAFVSLELASLPSFALVAFLKSNKGSVEAGLKYFLVGALSSAVFAYGISLVYAATGALQFDAVATAIGEGVQTGVLGIGILMIVGGVAYKTASSPFHFWAPEAYEGAPAPISAFLSSASKAAGFVLAFRVFLTAFPVDVAGAAIDWVLVFQVLAIVTMFVGNFAAATQEKVKRMLAYSSIGHAGYVLIGLAALTGGVDQSQVLGAGMAHLFVYGFMNTGAFLFVALVEYWGVGRTFEDYNGLGTQAPLACAAMTVFLFSLAGLPIGGGFFSKFALLMATVSSGTYLLGAALIINSALSLFYYSRVVKAMWIEDPADGLELDDYPVGLYTAVVAAGVVTVLLLPGFDVVIGFAESAASLV; via the coding sequence ATGACACAACTCGCACTCCAGATGACGCAGTCGTCGTGGACGGCGCTCGCGCCGACGCTGTTGCTCGCCCTCTCCGCGCTCGCCCTCCTGGTCGTCGACAGCATTAGCCCCGAAGAGAGCGACAGCACGCTACTCGCCGGCGTCGCCGGTCTCGGCTCGTTCGCGTCTGCCGTCACGACGATGGTCTTCCTCTTCGCCGGCAGGGGCCTGCCCACCGACCAGGGCGGCCAGGGCCTCGTCTCGATGTTCGGCGACCAGCTCGTCGTCGACCAGATGTCGCTGTTCTTCACGTTCATCGTCGCGAGCGTGGTGACGCTGGTCGTCGTCGCCAGCAGCGACTACCTCCGGGACCACCGCTACAAGGCCGAGTACTACACGCTCGTCCTGCTGGCGGCGACCGGGATGAGCCTCCTCGCGAGCGCGAACAGTCTCGCCGTCGCCTTCGTCAGCCTGGAACTGGCCTCGCTGCCGTCGTTCGCCCTCGTCGCTTTCCTCAAGTCCAACAAGGGGAGCGTCGAGGCGGGACTGAAGTACTTCCTCGTCGGCGCGCTGTCGTCGGCGGTCTTCGCCTACGGCATCTCGCTGGTGTACGCCGCGACCGGCGCGCTCCAGTTCGACGCCGTCGCGACGGCCATCGGCGAGGGCGTCCAGACCGGCGTGCTCGGCATCGGCATCCTGATGATCGTCGGCGGCGTCGCGTACAAGACGGCGAGTTCGCCGTTCCACTTCTGGGCGCCGGAGGCCTACGAGGGTGCGCCCGCGCCCATCTCGGCGTTCCTCTCCTCGGCCTCGAAGGCCGCCGGCTTCGTGCTGGCGTTCCGCGTCTTCCTCACCGCCTTCCCCGTCGACGTCGCCGGCGCGGCCATCGACTGGGTGCTGGTCTTCCAGGTCCTGGCCATCGTCACGATGTTCGTCGGGAACTTCGCGGCGGCCACCCAGGAGAAGGTCAAGCGGATGCTGGCGTACTCCTCGATCGGCCACGCGGGGTACGTCCTCATCGGCCTCGCGGCGCTGACCGGCGGCGTCGACCAGAGCCAGGTGCTCGGCGCCGGGATGGCTCACCTGTTCGTCTACGGCTTCATGAACACGGGCGCGTTCCTGTTCGTCGCGCTGGTCGAGTACTGGGGCGTCGGCCGGACGTTCGAGGACTACAACGGTCTCGGGACGCAGGCGCCGCTGGCCTGTGCGGCCATGACCGTCTTCCTGTTCAGTCTGGCAGGTCTCCCCATCGGCGGCGGCTTCTTCTCGAAGTTCGCCCTGCTGATGGCGACGGTCAGCTCCGGGACGTACCTGCTCGGCGCCGCGCTCATCATCAACAGCGCGCTCAGCCTGTTCTACTACTCCCGGGTCGTCAAGGCGATGTGGATCGAGGACCCGGCCGACGGGCTCGAACTCGACGACTACCCGGTCGGGCTGTACACCGCCGTCGTCGCGGCGGGCGTGGTCACGGTCCTGTTGCTCCCCGGCTTCGACGTCGTCATCGGCTTCGCCGAGAGCGCCGCGTCGCTGGTCTAG
- a CDS encoding MBL fold metallo-hydrolase, with translation MFSRLSIPTPFQVGPVNAYLAGRTLVDPGPDSEEAWAKLLAALEERDLSADDVEQVLITHPHPDHFGVAHRLRERGARVLASPEARSIVEDFPARLEHEQAYFVDFFEQCGMARETAETVTNLPEAFLAYATSVDVDRELGPGDDVTVDDVQLTADAVTGHAPGELLFAFEAGDERHALVGDNVLADITPNPFLQPPPESGGPRPRVLPGYNESLRALRADSYDRFLTGHREPIDDPAGRIDAILTEHDERTDDVAAAVDGPTTPVEVMGDLFGDLPATEQFSGMSEAVGHLDVLEEREIVTKRERGGLVVYEPV, from the coding sequence ATGTTCAGTCGTCTCTCGATTCCCACGCCGTTCCAGGTGGGACCGGTCAACGCCTACCTCGCCGGACGGACGCTCGTCGACCCCGGGCCGGACAGCGAGGAGGCGTGGGCGAAACTGCTGGCGGCGCTGGAAGAACGGGATCTCTCGGCCGACGACGTCGAACAGGTCCTCATCACGCACCCCCATCCGGACCACTTCGGCGTCGCACACCGGCTCCGTGAACGAGGCGCCCGCGTGCTCGCCAGTCCCGAGGCGAGGTCCATCGTCGAGGACTTTCCCGCACGCCTCGAGCACGAACAGGCCTACTTCGTCGACTTCTTCGAACAGTGCGGAATGGCACGCGAGACGGCCGAGACCGTGACGAACCTTCCCGAGGCGTTCCTGGCCTACGCCACGAGCGTCGACGTCGACCGCGAACTCGGTCCGGGCGACGACGTCACCGTCGACGACGTCCAACTCACGGCTGACGCGGTCACCGGCCACGCCCCGGGCGAGCTCCTCTTCGCCTTCGAAGCGGGCGACGAGCGCCACGCGCTCGTCGGCGACAACGTGCTGGCCGACATCACGCCGAACCCGTTTCTCCAGCCACCGCCCGAATCCGGTGGCCCACGGCCCCGCGTCCTCCCCGGCTACAACGAGTCACTCCGGGCACTCCGCGCCGACTCCTACGACCGATTTCTGACCGGCCACCGCGAGCCCATCGACGACCCCGCCGGCCGCATCGACGCCATCCTGACCGAACACGACGAGCGAACGGACGACGTCGCGGCCGCCGTCGACGGCCCGACGACGCCCGTCGAGGTGATGGGCGACCTGTTCGGTGACCTCCCGGCGACCGAGCAGTTCTCCGGCATGAGCGAAGCTGTCGGGCACCTGGACGTGCTCGAAGAACGCGAAATCGTTACGAAACGAGAACGGGGCGGACTGGTCGTCTACGAACCGGTCTAG
- a CDS encoding DUF7553 family protein, which yields MNRHFEDARYYLKRAGETATKGVKTELEPVRERFDELTGREEEPDPSRLDDIKADLREVQAKAEGEAREAIGDAREKLDEYRGKQSA from the coding sequence ATGAACCGACACTTCGAAGACGCACGGTACTACCTGAAGCGCGCGGGCGAAACAGCAACGAAGGGCGTCAAGACCGAACTCGAGCCGGTCCGCGAGCGGTTCGACGAACTCACCGGCCGCGAGGAAGAACCGGACCCGAGCCGCCTCGACGATATCAAGGCGGACCTTCGCGAGGTCCAGGCCAAAGCCGAGGGTGAGGCCCGCGAAGCCATCGGCGACGCCCGGGAGAAACTCGACGAGTACCGCGGCAAGCAGTCTGCCTGA
- a CDS encoding endonuclease/exonuclease/phosphatase family protein — MRPPDTGPVAPSRRALLGGVAGLAVSQTLPSTALAAPSSVPLSVLTRNLYLGVDLSKLFDATSMNEVRRIAGEMLDEIRAHPYEARVDAIAAEIETSQPDVVGVQEAAHLRVQTESDFSESPIPNASTTVVDLLDLLASALDDRGLSYDVAAETVTTDIEVPADDDGGTTDVRLTDRTALLVRSDLETTDTRSETFDSAHRYRVQGATVAIQRGFCQVDLSLDGADVAVASAHLESADDDTRLDQAEELRDELPADRPVVLAGDLNSGPGGPTAAYDLLTESFADPASDSESDDADPTCCQASDLRNETSALSRRVDHVLSRGDVDPTGVQLVGADPDSRVTAAVDGETVELWPADHAGVVASFAVPTPTPTPTATPTETATETATETERQETGGSANLPLYGTAAGVGSAALAALVWYRKRT, encoded by the coding sequence ATGAGACCGCCCGACACCGGCCCCGTAGCGCCCTCGCGCCGCGCCCTCCTCGGTGGCGTCGCTGGACTCGCCGTGAGCCAGACCCTCCCCAGCACCGCCCTCGCCGCGCCGTCGTCGGTGCCGCTGTCAGTACTGACGCGAAATCTCTATCTGGGCGTCGACCTCTCGAAACTCTTCGATGCGACCTCGATGAACGAAGTCCGCCGCATCGCCGGCGAGATGCTCGACGAGATTCGAGCACATCCCTACGAGGCCCGCGTCGACGCCATCGCCGCGGAGATAGAGACCAGCCAGCCCGACGTCGTCGGCGTCCAGGAGGCCGCCCACCTGCGGGTCCAGACCGAGAGCGACTTCTCAGAGAGCCCCATACCCAACGCCTCGACGACCGTCGTCGACCTGCTCGACCTGCTCGCGTCCGCCCTCGACGACCGCGGCCTGTCCTACGACGTGGCCGCCGAGACCGTCACGACGGACATCGAAGTCCCTGCCGACGACGACGGCGGAACGACCGACGTCCGCCTGACCGACCGAACCGCCCTGCTCGTCCGGAGCGACCTCGAGACGACCGATACCCGTTCCGAAACCTTCGACAGTGCGCACCGGTATCGGGTCCAGGGTGCCACCGTCGCCATCCAGCGCGGCTTCTGCCAGGTCGACCTCTCACTGGACGGCGCCGACGTCGCCGTCGCAAGCGCCCACCTCGAATCTGCGGACGACGACACCCGCCTGGACCAGGCCGAGGAACTCCGCGACGAACTGCCGGCGGACCGGCCGGTCGTGCTCGCCGGCGACCTCAATAGCGGCCCCGGCGGCCCGACCGCCGCCTACGACCTGCTGACCGAGTCCTTCGCGGACCCCGCGTCCGACAGCGAGTCCGACGACGCCGACCCGACCTGCTGTCAGGCCAGCGACCTGCGCAACGAGACGTCGGCCCTCTCGCGGCGCGTCGACCACGTCCTCTCTCGCGGCGACGTCGACCCCACCGGCGTCCAGCTGGTCGGCGCGGACCCCGACTCCCGCGTCACCGCGGCCGTCGACGGCGAGACGGTCGAACTCTGGCCCGCCGACCACGCCGGCGTCGTCGCGTCGTTCGCCGTCCCGACGCCGACGCCTACGCCCACCGCCACCCCGACGGAGACGGCGACCGAAACGGCGACTGAGACCGAGCGACAGGAAACGGGCGGCTCGGCGAACCTCCCGCTCTACGGAACCGCCGCTGGCGTCGGCAGCGCGGCCCTCGCCGCCCTCGTCTGGTACCGAAAGCGAACGTAA
- a CDS encoding coiled-coil domain-containing protein, which translates to MGQVIEVDNQRGETHPLLTETGTGGLFSAGYLRDRPAGAYLEDDETPVFLLTNGKRGVEIDREDGTEQLTAGSGYRTIVVLTDRRLVILVGDSDAVSVDGDQCLTVRLVDVDGVAAETGRREGRLSVTRTSGGTLTLHAGADGLDAAAAYLTAASQAWIHVENTLDDVQRSLVAATGHCDAGEYDAALEAAQEAYHGLNEPRRAANRFDGEWTASAMVARVDQVQRRCASMLAEARLGRARRFSDDAEAHWRDDEFEAAHDAFDDAREELETVLTYDSAAVSDRDAVHEERDRVERVTAELAAAPLRRAVEADRDATDADDPADAADHWDDALEAYCTVLELDWGADERRFEGDPDQLRERLGEVVERLVSARRTAASKAKRAGDWYVGAEQYEVAIEEFEAARDQYDLALAVARERYAGATDHLTVEREAIESRVERTTALRDGEEVGPVTTPDEDADTEGVFDVEATICDGEADTTVSVDGEDAPDSEGQTDETSEVAAIDSSQNGSVERPDR; encoded by the coding sequence ATGGGTCAAGTTATCGAAGTAGATAACCAAAGAGGGGAGACACACCCCCTCCTCACGGAGACGGGAACGGGGGGACTGTTCTCCGCGGGATATCTCCGCGACCGTCCGGCTGGGGCGTACCTGGAAGACGACGAGACTCCCGTCTTCCTGCTCACGAACGGGAAGCGTGGCGTCGAGATCGACCGCGAAGACGGGACCGAACAGCTCACCGCCGGGTCGGGGTACCGAACGATCGTCGTCCTCACCGACCGTCGACTAGTGATCCTGGTCGGCGACAGCGACGCCGTGTCGGTGGACGGGGACCAGTGTCTCACCGTGCGTCTCGTCGACGTCGACGGCGTCGCCGCCGAAACCGGTCGCCGCGAGGGCCGACTCTCCGTCACCCGGACCAGCGGCGGCACGCTCACGCTCCACGCCGGCGCCGACGGGCTGGATGCAGCAGCGGCGTACCTCACGGCGGCGTCCCAGGCCTGGATACACGTCGAGAACACGCTCGACGACGTCCAGCGATCACTCGTCGCGGCCACCGGTCACTGCGACGCCGGCGAGTACGACGCGGCGCTCGAGGCCGCACAGGAGGCTTACCACGGGCTGAACGAACCGCGCCGCGCGGCGAACCGGTTCGACGGCGAGTGGACGGCGAGCGCGATGGTCGCCCGCGTCGACCAGGTCCAGCGTCGGTGCGCGAGCATGCTGGCCGAAGCGCGACTGGGCCGCGCCCGCCGGTTCAGCGACGACGCCGAGGCCCACTGGCGCGACGACGAGTTCGAGGCAGCCCACGACGCGTTCGACGACGCGCGCGAGGAACTCGAGACAGTGCTCACCTACGACTCCGCGGCCGTCTCGGACAGGGACGCGGTTCACGAGGAACGCGACCGGGTCGAGCGCGTCACGGCGGAACTGGCGGCGGCCCCGCTCCGACGCGCCGTCGAAGCGGACCGGGACGCCACCGACGCCGACGACCCGGCCGACGCCGCCGACCACTGGGACGACGCGCTCGAGGCTTACTGCACCGTCCTGGAACTCGACTGGGGCGCCGACGAACGGCGTTTCGAAGGCGATCCGGACCAGCTTCGCGAGCGGCTCGGAGAAGTCGTCGAGCGCCTCGTCTCCGCCCGACGGACTGCCGCGTCGAAGGCGAAGCGGGCCGGCGACTGGTACGTCGGGGCCGAACAGTACGAGGTGGCCATCGAAGAGTTCGAGGCGGCCCGCGACCAGTACGACCTGGCACTCGCCGTCGCGCGGGAACGGTACGCCGGTGCGACGGACCACCTGACGGTGGAACGCGAGGCCATCGAGTCCCGGGTGGAACGAACCACCGCACTGCGCGACGGGGAGGAGGTCGGCCCCGTCACGACGCCGGACGAGGACGCCGACACCGAGGGGGTGTTCGACGTCGAGGCCACCATCTGCGATGGCGAAGCCGATACGACTGTTTCGGTGGACGGTGAAGACGCGCCAGACAGTGAAGGGCAAACGGACGAGACGAGCGAGGTGGCAGCGATCGATTCGTCACAGAACGGCAGCGTCGAACGGCCTGACCGCTGA
- a CDS encoding rod shape-determining protein, with translation MSEDADEGADVDGVDTDGGTVTAGGGTQSTEPQSAVPVGVKLGSTRTVISRPDREAGDEIIRTLTCLATYEDALTGEEKVLYGEEAATEYPDRVQFMLRSGLPEDADRADLTQTFFEALIAENELPQNSAVVYAIPTIDNPRGLDNLRYVIEDSSIGNGLVESYPESLCGAIPAFGDDLEAIDEIFVAINLGSTNLEASAYRRGEQLSPFTTGAVTGNEVDRVIANYVEEETQGRVNIDTQTAREYKEAHADFVDFEPFTDVIQQPGGGSHEFTIERSVMDAVDEYLDDVVEEVANTFLPELANDYMKVYQLALDRPIVLTGGMACIPGILEEFERRLSEELQRDVEAIAADEPDMAATIGAQRIATRLVENS, from the coding sequence ATGAGCGAGGACGCCGACGAAGGCGCAGACGTCGACGGTGTGGACACGGACGGCGGCACGGTAACTGCCGGCGGCGGCACCCAGAGTACCGAACCTCAGTCAGCCGTGCCAGTTGGCGTGAAACTCGGGAGCACGCGCACGGTTATCTCCCGGCCCGACCGCGAGGCCGGCGACGAGATCATTCGGACACTGACCTGTCTGGCGACGTACGAGGACGCACTCACCGGCGAGGAGAAAGTCCTCTACGGCGAGGAAGCCGCGACGGAGTACCCCGACCGCGTGCAGTTCATGCTCCGTTCGGGTCTGCCGGAGGACGCCGATCGGGCGGACCTCACCCAGACGTTCTTCGAGGCACTCATCGCCGAGAACGAGCTGCCCCAGAACAGCGCCGTCGTGTACGCCATCCCGACCATCGACAACCCGCGCGGGCTGGACAACCTCCGCTACGTCATCGAGGACAGCTCCATCGGCAACGGCCTCGTCGAGAGCTACCCCGAGTCGCTGTGTGGCGCCATCCCCGCCTTCGGCGACGACCTGGAGGCCATCGACGAGATATTCGTGGCCATCAACCTCGGGTCGACGAACCTCGAAGCCTCGGCCTACCGCCGCGGCGAACAGCTCTCCCCCTTCACGACGGGCGCCGTCACCGGCAACGAGGTCGACCGCGTCATCGCCAACTACGTCGAGGAGGAGACCCAGGGCCGGGTCAACATCGACACCCAGACCGCCCGGGAGTACAAGGAGGCCCACGCCGACTTCGTCGACTTCGAGCCGTTCACAGACGTCATCCAGCAGCCCGGCGGCGGCTCCCACGAGTTCACCATCGAGCGCTCGGTGATGGACGCGGTCGACGAGTACCTCGACGACGTCGTCGAGGAGGTGGCCAACACCTTCCTCCCCGAACTCGCCAACGACTACATGAAGGTCTACCAGCTCGCGCTGGACCGACCCATCGTCCTCACGGGCGGGATGGCCTGCATCCCGGGCATCCTCGAGGAGTTCGAGCGACGGCTCAGCGAGGAGCTCCAGCGCGACGTCGAGGCCATCGCGGCCGACGAACCGGACATGGCGGCGACTATCGGCGCCCAGCGCATCGCGACGCGACTCGTCGAGAACAGCTAG
- a CDS encoding FlaD/FlaE family flagellar protein, producing MTINPRDYDLDELRKMARQQRPNGLGEGEEADPADLDVAFEGEEDVAAGSSFRAGLYRELLPFLDDEADKPYLRSLPQKYAAEFVVFEWLEFLLMHSGYQGASDALDYYESTDWITEEVQSDLAEYLRGIDEAGSNDGNDLGVDDHMLSLVYIAKLNAMV from the coding sequence ATGACGATCAACCCGCGGGACTACGACCTCGACGAGCTGCGGAAGATGGCCAGACAGCAGCGTCCGAACGGCCTCGGCGAGGGCGAGGAAGCCGACCCGGCTGACCTCGACGTCGCCTTCGAGGGCGAGGAGGACGTCGCGGCGGGGAGTTCCTTCCGCGCCGGGCTGTACCGCGAACTCCTCCCGTTCCTCGACGACGAGGCCGACAAGCCCTACCTCCGGAGCCTCCCGCAGAAGTACGCCGCCGAGTTCGTCGTCTTCGAGTGGCTCGAGTTCCTGCTGATGCACTCGGGCTACCAGGGCGCCAGCGACGCGCTGGACTACTACGAGTCGACCGACTGGATCACCGAGGAGGTCCAGTCCGACCTGGCCGAGTACCTGCGTGGGATCGACGAAGCAGGCTCCAACGACGGCAACGACCTGGGCGTCGACGACCACATGCTCAGCCTGGTGTACATCGCGAAGCTGAACGCCATGGTGTAG
- a CDS encoding ParA family protein: MSRQTAAGPARLCVTNAKGGTGKTTVAINVAGALNERGRDVLFVDLDPQGNATEGLGLTEAYDAAPPTLFDALTRADRRSVVSDLIVEHPEMDVLPSNIDMLQAEHELTIADLIARAKGGQTGLDPDALASLAINVTPDAVEGPHALDLFAKTIAHVEDDYDYVVVDSPPFYGKLTDAGIFATQHIVVPALTEATSERAIELLIDQMAALEGQADITVDTLGVVANRVEKTNEDLTMIEWLEEVFTDFPVWQVRKRVALQRAFSAGQSIFAYDASVDMADVFLEIAASLDDRFGYENVPA, translated from the coding sequence ATGAGTAGGCAAACTGCGGCCGGCCCTGCGCGCCTGTGCGTGACCAACGCCAAGGGTGGGACCGGCAAGACGACGGTGGCTATCAACGTCGCCGGGGCGCTCAACGAGCGCGGCCGAGACGTCCTCTTCGTCGATCTGGACCCGCAGGGCAACGCGACGGAGGGGCTGGGATTGACCGAGGCCTACGACGCGGCGCCGCCGACCCTCTTCGACGCGCTGACCCGGGCCGACCGCCGGTCGGTTGTCTCGGACCTGATCGTCGAGCACCCGGAGATGGACGTCCTGCCGAGCAACATCGACATGCTCCAGGCCGAACACGAACTGACCATCGCCGACCTCATCGCGCGAGCCAAGGGGGGGCAGACGGGGCTCGACCCCGACGCCCTGGCCTCGCTGGCCATCAACGTCACGCCGGACGCCGTCGAGGGCCCCCACGCCCTGGACCTGTTCGCGAAGACCATCGCGCACGTCGAGGACGACTACGACTACGTCGTCGTCGACTCGCCGCCGTTCTACGGCAAACTGACGGACGCGGGCATCTTCGCCACCCAGCACATCGTCGTGCCGGCGCTGACCGAGGCCACCTCCGAGCGGGCCATCGAGTTACTCATCGACCAGATGGCCGCCCTCGAAGGGCAGGCCGACATCACGGTCGACACCCTCGGCGTCGTCGCCAACCGAGTCGAGAAGACCAACGAGGACCTGACCATGATCGAGTGGCTCGAGGAGGTGTTCACGGACTTCCCGGTGTGGCAGGTCCGCAAACGCGTCGCACTCCAGCGGGCGTTCTCGGCCGGCCAGTCCATCTTCGCGTACGACGCGTCGGTGGACATGGCGGACGTCTTCCTGGAGATCGCGGCGTCGCTCGACGACCGATTCGGCTACGAGAACGTTCCAGCATGA
- a CDS encoding chemotaxis protein CheW, with product MTDETDERMDRAARIRQMREGQRANRDDDATDADGDGADDASPSGDQGGTPDDADGSVDQRVATNDTGSSAGSADAPADVDAPADADALADADAPADADAPADADAPADADAPADADAPADTDTSADADAPDSDDDPGGNGSADEDAAAAAAQRAAQAAAQITGSEPVDAPAAGGGAAAQESSVEADAADGAVAAQVQQGPTGVELPDEASIQSAIADEVLDPEDGGPATPATRRGADAANAAVAEDSVRVLEFTLGDEHYCLDIAHVEEIVKRETITRVPNTPEYVEGVVDLRGQITTILDPKLLLDIDQEGSESLLVVFAPDEFEDQGAIGWVVDEVRQVAPIVKSEVSAAPVDADYIEGVIDRDDEDEFVIWTDPEVAIELATGEHSDD from the coding sequence ATGACCGACGAGACGGACGAACGGATGGACCGGGCCGCACGCATCCGCCAGATGCGCGAGGGCCAGCGAGCGAATCGTGACGACGACGCGACGGACGCCGACGGCGACGGCGCCGACGATGCCAGTCCCTCCGGCGACCAGGGTGGGACCCCCGACGACGCAGACGGGTCCGTCGACCAGCGCGTCGCCACTAACGACACCGGGAGTAGCGCCGGTAGCGCCGACGCACCCGCCGACGTCGACGCACCCGCCGACGCCGACGCACTCGCCGACGCCGATGCACCCGCCGACGCCGATGCACCCGCCGACGCCGATGCACCCGCCGACGCCGATGCACCCGCCGACGCCGATGCACCCGCTGACACCGACACATCCGCCGACGCCGACGCTCCGGACAGCGACGACGACCCGGGCGGGAACGGGAGCGCCGACGAGGACGCCGCCGCCGCGGCCGCCCAGCGCGCAGCGCAGGCCGCCGCACAGATCACCGGTAGTGAGCCTGTCGACGCACCGGCTGCCGGAGGTGGCGCGGCCGCCCAGGAGTCGTCGGTCGAAGCGGACGCCGCTGACGGTGCGGTGGCCGCCCAGGTTCAGCAGGGGCCGACCGGCGTCGAACTGCCCGACGAGGCCTCGATCCAGTCCGCCATCGCCGACGAGGTGCTGGACCCCGAGGACGGCGGACCCGCGACGCCGGCGACCCGGCGTGGCGCCGACGCTGCGAACGCGGCGGTGGCCGAGGACAGCGTCCGCGTGCTCGAGTTCACACTCGGTGACGAGCACTACTGCCTCGACATCGCCCACGTCGAGGAGATCGTCAAGCGCGAGACGATCACGCGCGTGCCCAACACGCCGGAGTACGTGGAGGGGGTCGTCGACCTCAGAGGCCAGATCACGACCATTCTGGACCCGAAGCTACTGCTCGACATCGACCAGGAGGGGTCGGAGTCGCTGCTGGTCGTCTTCGCGCCCGACGAGTTCGAGGACCAGGGGGCCATCGGCTGGGTCGTCGACGAGGTCCGCCAGGTCGCCCCCATCGTGAAATCGGAGGTCAGCGCCGCGCCGGTCGACGCCGACTACATCGAGGGCGTCATCGACCGCGACGACGAGGACGAGTTCGTCATCTGGACGGACCCGGAGGTCGCCATCGAACTCGCGACGGGCGAACACAGCGACGACTGA